The stretch of DNA GCCGATGATATGTTCAACTCGCTTTCCAAAGGCTCAGCTTACTTTATTAGTGAAGAAATGGTGAAGGCGGAAAAGATGGCTGGCCATGAAGTTAACGTGACTATCGTGGCGGCAGACAGCACACAAGCCCAAATGTGGGAAAAACTCTACACCCCTACCGGAGCTAACGTAGATATTAACGGCAACGAAGTGACTATTAAAGGCGATCTCGGCAACATCTTTACTGCGTCCATCACCGACAGCGATGCTATGTACAATAACCAGGGCGATAAGATTGCCAACAATTACGGTGTTGACGCCCGGACTGCATCCTATGGCTGGTACACTTCACTTAAGGCCATGAGCGGCGCACTGGATAAGCAGGGAATGTTCCCTGAATCCGCTGCTATCCAAAGCGTCATGAAAAAAGCGCTGGAACCCTCTTATAATTACTATGGTATTGAACCCAAGAAAGTCGCGGACTATACAGTAGCTGTTTTCCTACTGCTGGCCTTCTACCTGGTGTATACCCTGTGGTACGGATTCTCAATCTACTTCCTGGCTGATGGCTTTGGTATCACCGCATCCAAGTCAGCCAAAAAGGTGCAAGCATAACGAAACCGGGCAAAGCCCGGTTCCCTCTCGCTACTTATACTGCCAGCATAATTGTTGGCAGTTTTTTTATCTATATTTTTAAATCTATTTTTTCTCTTTAACCCTATTTGATTACTATTAACTATTATGCATAGCGGTAACCGGAAGAAAAGCGCGCTAAGTAAGTTGGACCATCCATCTCCCAGTACCCCACGGGAGGCCTGGAGTTTTGCATCACCGAGGCCACGGAGATTTTTTGGCTGCTGACCACAATTGAGCTACAACCGGTTAGCTGGGCTTTTTCCCCGGGTCCGATTATCTGGTAATTTCCCTGGTACCCGACCTCATCAAATATGCATATGTAGCATTCACCGGCATCGATCGTTGTTACACGGGGCATGTTGTGAAAGTTTCTTATAGATGTATTGGGTATCAGGGGGTAAGAAAATCTGCCGTGCCAAATGCGAGCCTGCCGTGTGGTACATGTTGTTCTGAAAAAGCCTTCCAACGACTTTATAAACCGCTGCACAAAACTTGGTGCTCCCAAATTAATACTATGGTTATCTGCATGGGATATACTTGACATTTTTACTCACCACCCTTGCATATATAATAACCAGTTTTTAAAATTACGTACTAGTTTCATGCCGAAAAGCAGATTTTGCAAACCCAAAACACTTTAAGTATAGTCCAACGTTTCACAATCAGGGTCCTTCATATTTTTGATTGTCCAACTTTTAAAATACTTAATGATTCTTTTTTATATTTTACCTTGTCACCACATTTGTTTGCAAGTATTTTTTTAGATAATACTTACAAGCTGCACTTCTTGTTTTACACATTGCACTATTTGTCATCATGTTTTTCAAAACAACTCTCCATAATTTTGCATGCCGTGAGTCATATAAATTAAAGTTGGGCCCGACAAAAAAATAATAGGCTGGCTACGAAATATAGCCAGCCTATCGTTGTTCGATTCGGCGATGCTTTTAAAACCAAATTTATTTTTTATACATAGTAACAAGGAATTAATTATATGTCAATACTTATTTTAACGAAAAATTAAATTATAAATTTAAAAAAACCGGTTGACACAGAGAAAATTATTTGTTACATTATTCACAAATGAATTATGTATACAAATATAAAGTTATTAAATTTTAATATATTCAATCGGCTAAATCGAACAACGATAGGCCGGTTATCTCTGCTTTAAGGAAAAGTAAGCAGGGATAACCGGCCTTTTGTTTTAGCTGAAAGCTAGTTTTTAGGGATATATATAGCAGTCAATATAAACCTATAAACCAGGTGGGGGGGATTAAATAATGCATCGGGATACCGGAAACACTAAAAATTTGTCTCACCGGGAAAAACAATTAATTATATTCATCAGGCAACTTGGTTGGGGAGAAATAAGAATAAGAGTGGAAAACGGGCAGCCTGTATTAATATATGAAGCCATTAAAACGTTTAGGCTGGAGGATGATCCCGTATCAGTGCCAGTCAGAAAAAAGCCTAAAGGTATACCTGCCAATCGGGTGTTAACCTAATTTGCTAATCAATTGCATCATGATCATGCTGAATGTCAAAATAAAATCTTAGAGAAAGGGGGGGGTAATACTAAAATTAATATGAATACATGGCGTTGCGGAATCGGTTGGAAGTTAAGCATCAAAACTATTTATTTGGCTTAATTATTAATTACTAAACTCATTTATTAAAGGTTAAAGGAGGTCGGTGCAAATGTCAGAGGGAACAGTAATTGTTCAACAACAGGCAAAAGTAGGATCCTGGGCCTGGTGGGCTGGTATACCAGGGAACAAACCCCTTATATGCTTGCTCTTATTAGCCTTTTTTCTAACCATGGTCTTAATTCCCGTTCCCGAAAGCATGATCGGTTTAATGACCGAGGAAACACCACTGGGATCCAAACTGGAATCGGGAACCACCACTTATGTAGATTCTTATAATAAATATGTCAAAAGCGAAGATGCCCTAACTGCCGAACAGGTGGGCCAAAGAGCAAAAATAACCGTAGGGCTTTTGTTGAGCGTGGCTTTACTTTGGGGCACTGAAGCAATACCTCTTGGGGCCACCAACTTCCTGGTAGCTGTTATACTTTACATCTTTATGATATTGCCCATTGATAGAATATCCCAGGCATATATGAAAGACGCAGTGTTCTTTATCGGAGGCGTACTTTGTGTAGCGGCAGGGGTCTCAATTTCAGGCCTGGATAAACGCATTGGCTATCTACTCCTGGGGAGAATAGGTGGATTAAAAAGCTTCTGCTTTATATTTTTCCCTCTGCTGGCAGTATTGGCCGGATTCTTTTCCGAACACGCCCTGGTGGCAATTATGTGCCCGATCTTACTGGTTGTTTATATGCAGGCTTGTAAGAAAGCCGGTGTGAAGTTTGATAAAAAATTAGCCGTTCTGTTGTTTATTGGCATTTGTTTTGCGGCCAACGTGGGTGGTTCCGGTTCACCGGCGGTGGGCGGTCGCTCGGCAGTGATGATAGGCTACTTCAATGGCTACGATATGCCCATGAACTTTACTCAGTGGATGATGTACGGCCTACCCCTGGTGCCAGTGTTAGCACTTGCCATGGGTGCCTACATGTACTTCATGCTGGGACGCAATTCCATTGCCAAAGATTTTAATATTGCCAAGGCAATGAAGGAAAACGTCAGTGAAATGGGGCCGATTAAAGGTAAAGAGTTACGCATGGCTATACTGTTTGCCGCACTGGTGATATTGTGGGTATTCTTCAGTGGCACCTTAGGACTTGGTGGAACTACCATAATTATTGTCGTGGCTATGCTGCTGTCCAGGGTGGTTACCTGGCAGGATTTGCAACGCAGGGTGGCCATGGACGTGGTGCTGCTATATGCAGCGGCTTGTGCCATGGGGGTGGCCCTGGATAAAACCGGGGGAGCTTTGTGGCTGGCCAGGGCTTTCCTGGATGTACTGCCCGATTTTATGACCGACGGGCAATGGATCATTATGGCGGTTAGCTTAATGACAGTGATTATTACCAACTTTATGAGTGATGGTGCCACGGTGGGGGCTATTGGCCCGGTGGTGCTGCCGATGGCGGATATTGGCGGAGTACATCTATGGAAGATTGGGTTGGCGTGCTCATTTACCTCATCATTTGCCCATATCATGATCGTGGGCACGGTCAATAACGCCATTGCCTATACCATGGCCAGAGACCCTGAAACAGGTGCACATTTAATTACAGTGACGGATTTCATAAAATATGGATTTGGCGCTGTAATTATAAGTCTGATTGTGACTTGGGGATTCTGCTTCTTCGGTTACTGGAACCTGCTTCCCTGGCCTGGCATGTAAATAAAGGAACACTGCGGCGATTAATTACTATAACCTCATGAGAAGGAAAAAGTCATTAAGTGCGGGATGACCGGGTTCGCGGCCCGGCCATCTCTGTTAAAAGTTTTAAAATCTTTGTCTAACACATTTTATAGAGTCCCTTGTGGGGCTCCATTCTTTTTTTCTAGCTCTTCGAGGAAATCTACATAATAATCGTCAAACAAACCGTAACGTTGATAATCATAACTCATAAATGCCTGTTTTAAAAAGCTGGATCCCAATCCAAGAGCGTGAAAAACATCGCCCGCCTGTACTATACCAATTATTTGCCTGAATATATTTAGCACTGGAAGCGTACCAACGTTATTGTCACATAGTATGGAGAAAGCTTTACTGGCTGTGTCGGTGCTTTTTAATGCTATTTTATCCACCGGTATCATAATATCTTCTAATTTACGATGCGGTAATAAACTGGAGGTTATCTCGTCGCATTCATTTTCTAAAATACGCACGGACGTTCTGGAGATAACGTTGTGTACCCACGGATCTGTGCTCTGATGAAAGGATTCCAGGCTTATCAAACCAGTAAATTGATTTTCTTCATCCACCACCAGGGCCATTCGTTCACCGGTGCATGAAACACCTGAATTGTTGTAATAAAAGGAGGTTATAATTTCCCAAGCCTGTTGTATTGATTGCCCTAATGATACAGTTGGGTAATTATCAGGATGTCTCATAATATCCATAATTCTTATAGGTCCATTCATATTTGTTCTCACCCCCTTTCCGGGTGATTGTAAAACTCTTTTAAACTGTTTACATCAGCCAGATATTTCACTGGCTGTCACTTTAATATATCCATCCCCTCTGTATATTATATGAATTATTAGAATATTCTTAACACAGTTAGATAGTATTGTCAAGGTTCATTTTTTACGTACCTTTATGCCCTAATGATACCTAATTCCAGGTAAAAAAACCCGTAAGGGTGCAATCACGCCACGTCTTAGCGACCAATGACAATAATTGGTTATCTTAAGTATTGCAAAAAGAACAGAATAATACCGGCAATGGCCACCCAAACCACAATTCTTTTCAACTTTTTCATTAAACGTCGCCCCTTTCCACCAGCAGTTAATAAGTGGTGAAGCAGATATCAAACGAGATAGCTATATATACTAAAGTAATTGTAATACTTCTTTTTAATATTATAACTCCACATTTTCTCCTTGGCCATCATTTTAGCTATTTAGCTATGGTTATTTTGACCGGCTTATAATATAATGTAATTATGTGATATATATCACAAATCATTTTTTTCAATATTTGTTTATAAAGGAGGGGGTTTTTAGTGCCTTTAAGCAATACAGAAAAGCAGTTAATAAAATTTTTAAGGGCAATTGGCTGGGGTGAAGTAAGGGTTCGAATAGAAAATGGCAAACCGGTGTTGATTTGCGAGGCTATCAGGACTTTTAAGCTTGATGATCGACCTTCCAACTTATCCACAAGAAGCACCTCGGGCCCTTTGACAGGCTAAAGTAGTCACCTTATATAGTTAATTCAATTCAATTTAATTTAATTTAATTTTAAGTAGTATACCTTCAAACAGGAGGGAAGAAAATGAAAAGATTTTTAATTATAGATGACGATGAAGGAATGTGTTGGGCACTAAAAAAAGCGCTGGAGCACGAAAACCGTGATATATTGACAGCCACCAGCGGTTCCGACGGCCTGGCACTATTTGATGCTTATCAGATTGATTTAATTTTATTAGATATAAAAATGCAAGATACAAATGGCTTGGATGTATTACAACAAATCAGACAGAAAAATTTAGAAGTACCCGTTTTGATTATGACGGGTTATAGTTCGCTGTCGATAGCTTTGCAAGCAATTGAAAAGGGAGCTACCGGTTATATTACAAAACCGGTGCAAATCCCTAGATTAAAAGAAACGATTCAAAAAATATTCCCGGAAGATAACATTACGGAAGGGGTGTAAATTGCATGTCGTCAGAATCCGGTAAAGCCAAACCTTTAACAAATCGCGAAAAGCAGTTGATACGCTTTTTAAGGCATCTTGAATTTGGAGATATAAGAATACGTGTGGAGAATGGCCAACCGGTATTAATATATGAAGACATAAAAAACTTTAAGTTAGATGGAAAAACAGATTCGAGTAAGACGGAATACAAAGAAACCTGAACCCCACTAATTTCTAAAGTTTTAAATACTTGGAAGTAGATATCTTCCAAGTATTTAAAGCTTAATCTTGTTCCGGGGCATTACAAATTTGCTGCAGCGGTAAACGCATAGTAAATATACTTCCGCTTCCAGCTTCACTTTTTGCATCAATTATACCGCCGTGGATTTGAATGATCCGCTTGCTTATCGCCAGTCCCAAACCGCTTCCCCTTGCTTTTTTCGTATAAAACGGTTCAAAAATGTTGGGTAAATCTTCCGGTGCTATTCCTTCTCCCGTATCACGGACCGAAACCAGCGCATACCCGTCTTTACTGTATGTCTGGATGGTTAATGTTCCATGTTGTTGCATGGCATCCAGGGCATTCAAGCTTAGATTAATGAACACTTGTTTAAGCTTTTCAGCGTTTCCACTAATAATTAACGGTGTTTGTGCCGTGGTTTTGAACTCCAGCATGATATCCGCTTTAGAAAACAAGGGCTCCATGGTTGTAAGCACAGAGTTTACTAAATCATTTATATCAAGAGGTTCCATGGTGCCTGGATCAGGGCGGCCAAAGTCGAGAATTTCATTAATGAGTTTATTATGGCGCTCTACCTGCTGCTCAATTCTTTCCACGTAATCCTTTAACTGGGTATCCTTGATATTTATTTCCATGGCCTGGGCAGTAGCCTGAATTACACTAACCGGCGCGCGCAGTTCATGAGCGATTTCAGTAATAGTGCGCCCCATGGACATTAAATTTTCCGAGCGCCTGTACTGATCAATTAATTGTTCCTTCTCAGCCAGTACCTGCGCCATTTCATTGATTGCCGCAGCAACATGCCCCATTTCACCGGACATTTCGGGTAACCTATTATTTAAATTTTTCTCCATTTTTATAATGCCATCTTTAATAATGCGGATACGATTAACAATTCCGGAAATGGTAAATAACGTAACGGCAACACCAATGCCAAAAACGCAAAATATAATATATCTAAGTACCAAGCGTACCCGGGAACTTTGAGCAAAAATAGGGTGCATCATTTGCTCGGTCCAGATTACGGCAATTACCTCAGAATTATTATTTTTTATAGGTACCAGGTGTTCCAAAAATCTGTCGTCATAAGTTTTACCCAATCTGGTAATGGGTGTGCCACTGGACAGAACGGAGGCGATACCAGCCTGAGTTTCGTTATAGATACGCCTTTCACGTTCTTTTTTTTCTTCGGGCAGGCGTGCCCCAAACTCATGAAGATGGCCATATATTATTATATTATCGGTCTCTCTTTCATACAAACAAATGCGCACCCCGGGGTAATGCTCAATTAACGGCACGACAACCGAATTAAAAATATCAGAAAGTGTGGCGCACCTTATTTCATCACTTATATTTATTTCTCTCTGCATTTGTTCGTTAATTAAATTCGTGATCTGAATTAGCTTTTGTTCTGTTTCATTTATTAGTACATCGTCGGTTTTAGTGGCAATAAAAATGTCGTAAAGCATTGCTGCCGCCGGCACCAGCATGGCTAGCAGAATAATTATCAATAACTGTGTTTTTAGGCTGGATACACGAAAAAAATGCATTATATGCACCCCTTTTAATTATTACCTATTCAAAACCGATGGGTGCAGAATATAAACCGCTCTCTATTAATATAATAAAAAATTAGAACATGTTCATTTCTAATGCCAGCAATTATGTTATTTTTATCACAAAACACCTAGGAATAATATAACACAGTATTTACTAAATCACAATTACCGAAGGCAAAAAACGAATTGATTAAAATTATTCAATAGACACAGCAAATTGGAACGGTTAACCGATATCTTTTAATTAGCAAGCAAACAATTTTTCCTTAGTTATAATAATGTTAAATTGGGTGAGTTTCCACTAAGTGGATACAAAGAGAATGGCCAATGGGGTAAGGGAAATTTGGAAACCAAGGTACCGGCGAATGCTCCAATTATATATGGCCTTGAGCATTTATGAACAGTATAAACAATCTCTTAATAAAGAAGGATTTCTACACTATTATAGAGAATCATATTGTATGTGATGAAAGACAAAAGTGAATTATAATTGTTTTATATATAACAGGACAAGTCGTTAACCACTATCTCCGGCATAATAAGGAGGGTATCCGTATGAACCTGCCTATGAGGCTTGCAGAAATTGCTCGGGTTTCCCCGGGTCAAGAGGCAATAGTATTCAAAAACCAGAGGATGACTTACGCTCAGCTAGATACCCGGGTCAGCCAATTGGCCAGTGGTTTCCAGCAACTGGGCATAAAAACAGGTGACCGGGTGCTGCTGGCTATGCGCAATTGCCCGGAATTTGTCATTGCATACTATGCTATTATGCGCATGAAGGGTATTGTGGTACCAGTCAATCCCCAGTATACCATCAATGAAATGGGTGTAATCATTAAGGATTGCATGCCTACCGCCGTTATAACCTGTCCGGAAAGGCAGGAATTGTTTGATAATATTAGACAATCCATAAATATACCTGCGGGTATCATTGTAAATAGCTGCGATTCACTTAATGAAGACATAAAAACATTCGATCAAATTAGCGATAAAAGCATTAATGCCTTTCAGGAAGTAAAATATAATCGCGAAGATGTAACTGAAATCATGTATATTGCCGGAATGACCGGCAAACCCAAGGGAGTAATGCTTACAAATTACAATCTTTACAGCAATGCACTGACATTCTCCCAGGCTTGTTCTTTAAGCCCGGCGGATCGCGCTCTTTTAACAGCGCAAGCTTACCATGCGGGACCACAAACCTGTGTCATGAATAGTACTATTATTTCAGGAGGTACCCTTGTAATACAGGAAGGTTGGAGAGGTGCGGAAGAGGTGCTACGGGCTATTGATGAAGAAAAAATTACCTTCTTTTTCGGCCCACCAACAATGTACAGCCTGATGCTCAAGTACCCGGAGTTGGACAAATATGATACCAGCTCACTGCGTATAGCGCTCTGTGGCTCTGCCAGCATGCCACCGGATCTTTATGAATCCCTGGTATCAAAGCTTAATATCTATCTTACTGAAGGTTACGGCTTAACTGAAACATCCCCAGTGGTAACACTAAACTTTATTAACAAATCAGGGAAAAAAGGTTCTATAGGAAAACCCATACCAGGCGTGGAAGTGAAAATATTTGATTACGAAGACCGGGAGGTTCCCCAAGGCCAGGTGGGCGAAATTGTTGTACGTGGTCCCAACGTAATGAAAGGGTTTTTAAACCGGGAAGAAGAAACCCGCTGGGCACTGCGTAATGGTTGGTTTCACACCGGAGATCTGGCATATGAAGATCAGGATGGCTATCTTTACCTAGTAGACCGAAAAAAGGATCTTATCATACGCGGTGGTATAAATATTAATCCCCACGAGGTTGAAGAAGTACTATACGAACACCCTGGCATATTTGAAGTTGCCGTAGTAGGTGTGCCGGACGCAGTAATGGGAGAAGAAGTGCTGGCCTATATAATGCCCAGAGAAAATTACGAATTAGATGAGTTGAAAATGAAAGAATTTTGCAAGGATAAAATATCAAAATATAAAATACCTCGCTATTTTCGTTTTGTAGATAATCTGCCCAAAACGTCATCCGGCAAATTAATGCGTAAAGAGCTAAAAAACTGGATTGCTAAACAAAAACCTCCGGTATAAGCCGGAGGTTTTTTAATTTAAGCCACGGCAATAATGCTTACTTTGAATATTACATTATATACTCATTGGCTTGTTTGCGTTTTTCAAGTCTACTGATACTGGGTCGGTTTTTCCCCCACCTGCACGTCAACATAAATAGCCCTTTGCTCACGCAACACCCTAAGCTGTATTTTTTGTCCTATATCTGCCTTTTCAATCTCCCCTGCCAGCTGCTCGGAATTTTGAACAGGCTTTTTATCTATACCCAAAATAATATCACCCTGGAGCAAACCGGCTTTTGCAGCAGGACTGCCAACTACAACGCCGACCACCACGACACCTTCAGCGCTATCCAAACCATAGTATTCCACCAAATCCGGAGTCAAATCATGCATCTGGATACCCAGCCACGGCCTGATTACCTTGCCCTTCTCTATTAACTCCACCAGTACGTCATCTACAGTACTGGTGGGTATGGCAAAACCAATCCCCTGGGCCTGGGCCACCGCTGTGTTTATACCAATTACTTCGCCGTGCAAGTCCAGCAGAGGGCCACCGCTATTACCAGGGTTTATAGCAGCATCTGTCTGGAGCAGGTTCTTATAATACCTTCCCTCGACCGGCACTGGCCTACCCTTGGCGCTAATCACACCAACAGTGACAGTATGATCAAAACCATATGGATTGCCGATGGCAATTACCCAGTTACCAACCTTAATATCACCGGAGTCACCCAGCTTTAAATGTGGCAAACTATTCCCGGCCTCTATTTTTAGAACAGCCAAATCAAAATCGTAATCCGCACCAACCAAGCTGGCAACATACTCCTTGTTATC from Desulfoscipio gibsoniae DSM 7213 encodes:
- a CDS encoding SLC13 family permease, which translates into the protein MSEGTVIVQQQAKVGSWAWWAGIPGNKPLICLLLLAFFLTMVLIPVPESMIGLMTEETPLGSKLESGTTTYVDSYNKYVKSEDALTAEQVGQRAKITVGLLLSVALLWGTEAIPLGATNFLVAVILYIFMILPIDRISQAYMKDAVFFIGGVLCVAAGVSISGLDKRIGYLLLGRIGGLKSFCFIFFPLLAVLAGFFSEHALVAIMCPILLVVYMQACKKAGVKFDKKLAVLLFIGICFAANVGGSGSPAVGGRSAVMIGYFNGYDMPMNFTQWMMYGLPLVPVLALAMGAYMYFMLGRNSIAKDFNIAKAMKENVSEMGPIKGKELRMAILFAALVILWVFFSGTLGLGGTTIIIVVAMLLSRVVTWQDLQRRVAMDVVLLYAAACAMGVALDKTGGALWLARAFLDVLPDFMTDGQWIIMAVSLMTVIITNFMSDGATVGAIGPVVLPMADIGGVHLWKIGLACSFTSSFAHIMIVGTVNNAIAYTMARDPETGAHLITVTDFIKYGFGAVIISLIVTWGFCFFGYWNLLPWPGM
- a CDS encoding CBS domain-containing protein, encoding MNGPIRIMDIMRHPDNYPTVSLGQSIQQAWEIITSFYYNNSGVSCTGERMALVVDEENQFTGLISLESFHQSTDPWVHNVISRTSVRILENECDEITSSLLPHRKLEDIMIPVDKIALKSTDTASKAFSILCDNNVGTLPVLNIFRQIIGIVQAGDVFHALGLGSSFLKQAFMSYDYQRYGLFDDYYVDFLEELEKKNGAPQGTL
- a CDS encoding response regulator — translated: MKRFLIIDDDEGMCWALKKALEHENRDILTATSGSDGLALFDAYQIDLILLDIKMQDTNGLDVLQQIRQKNLEVPVLIMTGYSSLSIALQAIEKGATGYITKPVQIPRLKETIQKIFPEDNITEGV
- a CDS encoding ATP-binding protein, producing the protein MHFFRVSSLKTQLLIIILLAMLVPAAAMLYDIFIATKTDDVLINETEQKLIQITNLINEQMQREINISDEIRCATLSDIFNSVVVPLIEHYPGVRICLYERETDNIIIYGHLHEFGARLPEEKKERERRIYNETQAGIASVLSSGTPITRLGKTYDDRFLEHLVPIKNNNSEVIAVIWTEQMMHPIFAQSSRVRLVLRYIIFCVFGIGVAVTLFTISGIVNRIRIIKDGIIKMEKNLNNRLPEMSGEMGHVAAAINEMAQVLAEKEQLIDQYRRSENLMSMGRTITEIAHELRAPVSVIQATAQAMEINIKDTQLKDYVERIEQQVERHNKLINEILDFGRPDPGTMEPLDINDLVNSVLTTMEPLFSKADIMLEFKTTAQTPLIISGNAEKLKQVFINLSLNALDAMQQHGTLTIQTYSKDGYALVSVRDTGEGIAPEDLPNIFEPFYTKKARGSGLGLAISKRIIQIHGGIIDAKSEAGSGSIFTMRLPLQQICNAPEQD
- a CDS encoding class I adenylate-forming enzyme family protein, translated to MNLPMRLAEIARVSPGQEAIVFKNQRMTYAQLDTRVSQLASGFQQLGIKTGDRVLLAMRNCPEFVIAYYAIMRMKGIVVPVNPQYTINEMGVIIKDCMPTAVITCPERQELFDNIRQSINIPAGIIVNSCDSLNEDIKTFDQISDKSINAFQEVKYNREDVTEIMYIAGMTGKPKGVMLTNYNLYSNALTFSQACSLSPADRALLTAQAYHAGPQTCVMNSTIISGGTLVIQEGWRGAEEVLRAIDEEKITFFFGPPTMYSLMLKYPELDKYDTSSLRIALCGSASMPPDLYESLVSKLNIYLTEGYGLTETSPVVTLNFINKSGKKGSIGKPIPGVEVKIFDYEDREVPQGQVGEIVVRGPNVMKGFLNREEETRWALRNGWFHTGDLAYEDQDGYLYLVDRKKDLIIRGGININPHEVEEVLYEHPGIFEVAVVGVPDAVMGEEVLAYIMPRENYELDELKMKEFCKDKISKYKIPRYFRFVDNLPKTSSGKLMRKELKNWIAKQKPPV
- a CDS encoding S1C family serine protease, with amino-acid sequence MGGLRRSILFIGLAAFIAGIMFAGGCQLVNDLKGDSNAIENVLPGNRANAEQVAPGVNAGTIADIVNDTGPAVVKINVEKISQGMRNNSLFSDPFFRYFFGSQGEQPRTESGVGSGFIISPEGYILTNEHVVAGADRITVVMQEDNKEYVASLVGADYDFDLAVLKIEAGNSLPHLKLGDSGDIKVGNWVIAIGNPYGFDHTVTVGVISAKGRPVPVEGRYYKNLLQTDAAINPGNSGGPLLDLHGEVIGINTAVAQAQGIGFAIPTSTVDDVLVELIEKGKVIRPWLGIQMHDLTPDLVEYYGLDSAEGVVVVGVVVGSPAAKAGLLQGDIILGIDKKPVQNSEQLAGEIEKADIGQKIQLRVLREQRAIYVDVQVGEKPTQYQ